The Ignavibacteriales bacterium sequence CAAATTTTCTTAAAACAATTTTGTCTTTTAGCATCAGAGGAAGTTTTAAATATTCATTAAAAAGTTTTTCGTCCAACAATCCGACTCGCTTAGAAAGATCAAGCGCACAGACTAATCCAATTATTACAGCCTGACCGTGTTTAACCTTAAAATTTTGTTCAATTTCGACTGCATGTGCAAATGTATGACCAAGATTCAATATCTTTCTTAGACCATCTTCTTTTTCATCTTCTGCAACTACGTCTCCTTTAAAACTAATACACGTGTCAATAATTTTGGAAACTACTCCCGAATCGGTTTTAAGAAGCTTAGGCAGATAATTTTTGCATGTTAGAAAAAATTTTGCGTCAATAAGAAACGCATACTTCACAATTTCGCCAACACCGCAAATGATTTCTTCCTCAGGTAGAGTTTTCAAAAATTCCGTATCAATCAATACAAATTCCGGCTGGTATATTGATCCAACGGTATTTTTAGTATCACCGGAATTGATTCCGGTTTTTCCTCCGATAGAACTATCAACAGCACCAAGAAGAGTTGTTGGAACCTGAATAAATTTAACACCGCGCATATATGTAGCGGCTGCGAACCCGGCTATGTCCCCCGTAATTCCTCCGCCGATTGCAATAACAAGTGTGTCTCTTCCGAAACTTTTAATAACAAGGTCTTCTACAATTTTGGATAGAGAAACAAAATTTTTATCGGCTTCACTTGCTGTAAATTCATGTACTGAAACTTTACCAGAAAAATTTGAAGTGAATCTCTTTATGTCTTCGCGATGAAGATTCATTACGTTCCGGTCAATTACTAAAAACAAATTCCTAGATAATTTTTTTGAGCGTATAATTTTATCTAATGAATCAAAAATATTAACACCGATGTAAACCGGATATGATTTACCTGGAATATTTATTTCAATCTTTTTCATTTATTAGTACCGAAATCCTTTTTGCAATTTTATCAACTGTTTTACCTAGAGGTTGTAAATCTGTATCTATTATTAAATCCGCCTTTTCGTAATACATGCGCCTTTTTTCGAGAAGCTCTTTAATTTTTTCCAAAAAAACTTCTTCGTTTTTTTCACTAAGAACCAGATCGCGGAATAAAGGGCGGTCGACTTTATTTTTTAATCTTTTGTATAAATTATTTGGTGAAACTTTTAGATAAATTATTTTTCCGGTTGATTTCAAAAAATCAAAATTTGTCTGACTTGTTAGAGTTCCTCCGCCAAGAGAGATTACAACTCCTTCTCTTTCGGAAAGATTGTGCAATATCGCATATTCAAGTTCTCTGAAATATGCTTCTCCTTTCTTTTCGAATATCTCTACAATCGTTTGTTTCTCTTCGTTTTCAATCACCTTGTCAAGATCAAAGAATTCCAGTCCAAGTACATTTGCTAGTATTGGCCCTATTGTACTCTTACCGCTTGTCATAAATCCGGTTAAGTAAATTCGCTTTTCGTTCATTAATGATTTATCTGATGGTATTCGGAACACAATATAATTAAACGAAAAGGAAGTTTTTGAATAATGTTTCAGAATTAGACAAAATGATTCTGTTTTGAAATGAAGTAATTAAGGCCGAATTACCTCTCTCATTCAGTTTTAGAAATTAATTACGGCTCCAAGTGTAAATGTAATTCCGTCTATATTAACTTTAGAACTAAATGTCTGAGATGGAAATGTGTATTCAGCATCATTGTAGTTAACAACCGGATTTGAATATTTACTTGTCATTTCAATTTCAGGATCGCGTGAACGAAATTGTCCGCGTATAGAAAAAAATTCATTTATTACATAATCCAATCCGATTGCCACATGAATACCGTAACCGATTTTTTTTGATTCATTAGAAATAGTAACATTTCCTATTTCTCTAATTTGTTGTCCAATATAAATACCAAATCCCCCACCCATAAAAAATTTGAACTTCTCGGTTGAAAATGGAATTAGATAAAAAACTGAAAATTCGATTGGAATCATTTTATAACCATCTTTCATTTTAGCCCGGGTTCCGCCCAAATTCATAAAACTATCAAAAGTTTTTTGGATTAATTCTGATCCGGCTCCCATAATGATTGATTCTGAAATTTGATAACGCAAATCGATTGAATAACTTGTGATTTTGTCAAGATTATTGTGTGTATCGCGAATAAACGGATCAGTAGCATTCGGCTGCAGATAGAGTTTGGAAGTAGACGTATAATTAACGTTGAACGAGACACCGAATTTTTTTTCGTTAGCTTGTGCTAATATTGAAGCGACTATAACGAAATAAATTGATATTATTTTAAAAATAAATTTCATCATATCTTTGATGAAAATTGATAAATAGAATTATTAATTGAAAGTGCAAAAAAAAACCGTCCAGATTTACCTGGACGGTTTATTAAATCAATAAATCATGTTATCTATAGAATTGAAAGCGATTATCAACAATAGTTGCTTCTTTTTTTAAATCTTGAATCCATTGACCATAAAAATTCGATTTCTTTGTGAACAAAAGTTGTTTTTTAATTTCTGCCTTTTGCGCCTCGAATAAAGATGGATCGTAATTTGTTCTGAAATTAACTTTTATCAAATAAACATTTGAATTACCTTTGACCGGTTCAGACCATTTGTTCAAATCACCTTTAGACGCGTATTCGCTGAATGCAAAATCACGACCAATACCAGGTATACTCCCGAA is a genomic window containing:
- the aroB gene encoding 3-dehydroquinate synthase; translation: MKKIEINIPGKSYPVYIGVNIFDSLDKIIRSKKLSRNLFLVIDRNVMNLHREDIKRFTSNFSGKVSVHEFTASEADKNFVSLSKIVEDLVIKSFGRDTLVIAIGGGITGDIAGFAAATYMRGVKFIQVPTTLLGAVDSSIGGKTGINSGDTKNTVGSIYQPEFVLIDTEFLKTLPEEEIICGVGEIVKYAFLIDAKFFLTCKNYLPKLLKTDSGVVSKIIDTCISFKGDVVAEDEKEDGLRKILNLGHTFAHAVEIEQNFKVKHGQAVIIGLVCALDLSKRVGLLDEKLFNEYLKLPLMLKDKIVLRKFDTARIYEIMKRDKKGRDHKMKFVLVQDIGNVVVDVEVSESDVTQSIQQGMNYFVQQ
- a CDS encoding shikimate kinase, with amino-acid sequence MNEKRIYLTGFMTSGKSTIGPILANVLGLEFFDLDKVIENEEKQTIVEIFEKKGEAYFRELEYAILHNLSEREGVVISLGGGTLTSQTNFDFLKSTGKIIYLKVSPNNLYKRLKNKVDRPLFRDLVLSEKNEEVFLEKIKELLEKRRMYYEKADLIIDTDLQPLGKTVDKIAKRISVLINEKD
- a CDS encoding outer membrane beta-barrel protein, with the translated sequence MKFIFKIISIYFVIVASILAQANEKKFGVSFNVNYTSTSKLYLQPNATDPFIRDTHNNLDKITSYSIDLRYQISESIIMGAGSELIQKTFDSFMNLGGTRAKMKDGYKMIPIEFSVFYLIPFSTEKFKFFMGGGFGIYIGQQIREIGNVTISNESKKIGYGIHVAIGLDYVINEFFSIRGQFRSRDPEIEMTSKYSNPVVNYNDAEYTFPSQTFSSKVNIDGITFTLGAVINF